In Zingiber officinale cultivar Zhangliang chromosome 1A, Zo_v1.1, whole genome shotgun sequence, a genomic segment contains:
- the LOC122038447 gene encoding uncharacterized protein LOC122038447 has translation MAVPGPYSGVSTLAFVARASAFTFGVVYGSFKLSYLKAKAKSHAKAEAKGHH, from the exons ATGGCGGTCCCAGGCCCATACTCGGGCGTCAGCACCCTCGCCTTC GTCGCTCGCGCATCGGCTTTCACCTTTGGAGTTGTTTATGGCAGCTTCAAGCTCTCCTATCTCAAG GCAAAGGCAAAGTCTCATGCAAAGGCAGAGGCCAAAGGCCACCACTGA
- the LOC122007046 gene encoding zinc finger MYM-type protein 1-like encodes MLHEFWRNELTEDAEDIDERRMLQLYEQRQTVRQRTQSSSNRTQRRRYLNRDREVGDAHLFNDYFFDDLVYPDDIFRRRFLMQKELFLRIVDAVKNHSKYFQWKADATGKKGLSPLQKCTVAIRQLAYGVPADQYDEYLRIAETTIIQCLFNFCRCVIEVFRAQYLRRPNAADIQHLLEMHEQRHSFPDMLGSLDWSRNDINVLNESPLFNDVLQGNAPEPSRCSNQTAVTVNGFNSWKKVRNGKARAFLSHIGKDNVSSPHRNAEKECEDLMNQPQHISRRFDNFNDEQIATNRLRLKARIHVVLLLAFQGIPFKGHDEKSSSSNRGNFLEFLDVLSMYNDELSKAIAKAPKNAKYTSHDIQKQILHVLSMRVKNVIHEEIGVAKYYIIVDEARDESKREQVSIVLRFVDTNGFIQEHFFGLIHVSDTAALTLKDAIYSSLAHYNLDVQNIRGQGYDGSSNMRGEFNGLQVLIIKDCRSAYYVHCFAHRLQLALVATLKNVTPIHQFFDRLTFIVNIVGSSCKHNDELKNAHADDIAHLIAINELETGLIKMFSASCMVLLKVMDDGLPSQRADATSIYDEMTSFDFVFILHLMKEIMGITDILCQTLQSKSQDIINAMKLVLSTKNLLQQMRDNRRGRARARQDNFTIEHHYQVDLFYASIDSQLQEINGRFSDDAMELLILSNALNPQNAVESFKVEDICKLVEKFYAEDFTRDEKEQLEMQLKHYEYNIVKGPNYNNLATISELCQWLVKTNKSVTYNLSFRVIVLVLTLPVSTATTEQSFSAMNIVKTRLRSKMEDGFLSDALMIYIEREIARNVIIEAIIEDFENLKERRIPFS; translated from the exons ATGCTCCATGAATTCTGGAGAAATGAATTGACGGAAGATGCGGAGGATATAGATGAACGAAGAATGCTCCAACTATATGAGCAGCGACAAACGGTACGTCAAAGAACTCAAAGTTCTTCCAATAGAACACAGAGGAGAAGGTATTTGAATCGGGATCGTGAAGTTGGAGATGCTCATCTTTTCAATGATTACTTTTTTGATGATCTGGTATATCCTGATGACATATTTCGACGTCGATTTCTAATGCAAAAAGAGTTATTCCTTCGTATAGTTGATGCCGTGAAAAATCATTCCAAATATTTTCAATGGAAGGCCGATGCAACGGGGAAAAAGGGTTTGTCACCACTTCAGAAATGCACAGTGGCTATTCGTCAATTGGCGTATGGAGTCCCTGCTGATCAGTATGATGAGTATCTACGGATTGCTGAAACAACTATCATCCAATGTTTATTCAACTTTTGTCGATGTGTAATTGAAGTGTTCAGGGCTCAATATTTAAGAAGACCTAATGCTGCTGATATCCAACACTTGCTTGAAATGCATGAGCAGAGACATAGTTTCCCTGATATGTTGGGCAGTCTTGATT GGTCACGTAATGATATCAATGTGCTTAACGAATCGCCGTTATTCAATGACGTCTTACAAGGGAATGCACCCGAG CCATCGAGATGCTCAAATCAAACTGCAGTTACTGTTAATGGATTTAATAGTTGGAAGAAAGTTCGAAATGGAAAAGCTCGTGCTTTCCTCAGCCATATAGGGAAAGATAATGTATCTTCACCCCATCGTAATGCTGAAAAGGAATGTGAGGATTTGATGAACCAACCACAACACATATCAAGGAGATTTGACAATTTTAATGATGAACAAATCGCAACTAATCGTCTTCGATTAAAGGCTCGCATACATGTGGTGTTGTTGCTTGCATTTCAAGGAATTCCATTTAAAGGCCATGATGAGAAATCTAGTTCATCTAATCGTGgcaattttcttgaatttttggaTGTGTTAAGCATGTACAATGATGAACTTTCAAAGGCAATTGCGAAAGCTCCAAAAAATGCCAAGTATACAAGTCACGATATTCAGAAACAAATACTTCATGTACTTTCAATGAGAGTGAAAAATGTAATTCATGAAGAAATTGGAGTTGCCAAGTATTACATAATTGTTGATGAAGCCCGAGATGAGTCAAAAAGAGAGCAAGTGTCTATAGTATTGAGGTTCGTGGATACTAATGGATTCATTCAAGAGCATTTTTTTGGGCTTATTCATGTATCTGATACTGCAGCTTTGACTTTAAAGGATGCTATATATTCTTCTTTGGCTCACTACAATTTGGATGTTcaaaatattagaggtcaaggCTATGATGGTTCTAGTAATATGAGGGGCGAGTTTAATGGATTGCAAGTTTTAATCATAAAAGATTGTAGAAGTGCTTATTATGTTCATTGCTTTGCTCATCGGTTACAATTGGCTTTAGTTGCAACATTAAAAAATGTGACACCTATTCATCAATTTTTTGATAGATTAACTTTTATAGTTAATATTGTTGGTTCTTCATGCAAGCATAATGATGAATTGAAGAATGCTCATGCAGATGACATTGCACATTTGATTGCTATTAATGAACTCGAGACAG GCTTAATTAAGATGTTTAGTGCATCGTGTATGGTATTGCTTAAGGTTATGGATGATGGACTTCCTTCTCAACGAGCAGATGCAACATCTATTTATGATGaaatgacttcttttgattttgtatTCATCTTGCATCTTATGAAAGAGATCATGGGAATCACAGATATCCTTTGTCAAACTTTACAAAGTAAGTCTCAGGATATTATAAATGCAATGAAGCTTGTATTATCTACTAAGAATTTACTTCAACAAATGAGGGATAACAG ACGAGGTCGAGCCCGTGCTCGTCAAGACAATTTCACCATTGAGCATCATTATCAGGTAGACCTCTTTTATGCTTCAATAGATTCACAGTTGCAAGAAATTAATGGGCGCTTTAGTGATGATGCTATGGAATTGCTTATTCTTAGTAATGCCTTAAATCCTCAAAATGCAGTGGAGTCTTTCAAAGTTGAGGATATATGTAAATTAGTTGAAAAATTTTATGCCGAAGACTTTACAAGAGATGAAAAAGAGCAATTAGAGATGCAATTGAAGCATTACGAGTATAATATAGTCAAAGGGCCCAACTACAACAATCTTGCAACTATTTCAGAATTATGTCAATGGTTGGTGAAGACTAACAAGTCTGTTACATACAATCTCAGTTTTAGAGTGATTGTACTTGTGCTTACTCTTCCAGTTTCCACTGCTACTACAGAACAATCATTTTCTGCGATGAATATCGTGAAAACAAGGCTTCGGAGCAAAATGGAGGATGGTTTTCTCTCAGACGCGTTAATGATATATATTGAGCGAGAAATTGCTAGAAATGTGATCATAGAAGCTATCATTGAAGACTTCGAAAACTTAAAAGAACGTCGAATTCCTTTTAGTTAG
- the LOC122007065 gene encoding CBL-interacting protein kinase 32-like, protein MNTTKIKRRVGKYELGRTIREGTFAKVKFARNIETGEPIAIKILDKEKVLKHKLVEQIKREVATMKLIKHPNVVRIYEVMGSKSKIFIILVFATGGELFDKIVNHGRMREDEARRYFQQLINAVDYCHSRGVYHRDLKPENLLLDAYGNLKVSDFGLSALSQQVKDDGLLHITCGTPNYVAPEMRNCLVFTKSQAGELAAEEISFRKLSFRRSFVQLKELLPKFFNGVVVADPVDFLWRKNS, encoded by the exons ATGAATACAACTAAGATCAAACGGAGAGTCGGTAAATATGAGCTGGGACGCACGATCAGGGAAGGAACATTTGCCAAGGTCAAGTTTGCAAGGAATATCGAAACTGGAGAACCCATTGCCATCAAGATTCTTGACAAGGAGAAAGTTCTCAAACACAAATTAGTCGAACAG ATCAAGCGAGAAGTAGCTACTATGAAGTTAATAAAGCATCCTAATGTTGTTCGCATCTATGAG GTGATGGGAAGCAAATCTAAGATTTTCATTATACTAGTATTTGCTACAGGGGGAGAGCTTTTCGACAAAATA GTAAACCATGGTCGTATGAGGGAAGATGAAGCACGAAGATATTTCCAACAACTTATCAATGCGGTTGATTACTGCCATAGCAGGGGAGTTTACCATCGCGATCTGAAA CCAGAAAATTTACTACTCGATGCTTACGGTAACCTGAAAGTTTCAGACTTCGGATTAAGTGCGTTATCACAACAAGTCAAG GATGATGGCTTACTTCATATCACTTGTGGCACTCCAAATTATGTTGCTCCAGAG atgcgcaactgtcttGTCTTcaccaagtcgcaggctggtgagctggctGCGGAGGAAATCTCGTTTCGCAAGCTTAGCTTCaggcgttccttcgtgcagctcaaggaacttctcccaaagttctttaacGGAGTCGTAGTTGCTGATCCGGTTGATTTCTTATGGCGGAAGAACAGTTag
- the LOC122038448 gene encoding phenolic glucoside malonyltransferase 1-like — protein MTSPPSEFRVLETSRVGPPPGSVPESSLPFTFFDIAWLYGGPVQRVFFYRFPHSASHFMESLFPTLKSALSLTLRDFYPLAGKVRPAPGSQSQYELHYAEGDGVPFVVAEHDGDFDDLSGYHPREYTRVRSLAPQIPEPTDDGQRPVMALQVTLFPNKGLALAVTVHHSACDGSSSTRFMSSWACRASGLEKAAPAPPSFDRSSVTDPNDAYSKFFSGFSAGERIVESMMVQFAPPDAVIGTVTLTADDLGKLKATISSEAKNASFRCSNIVAAYAYAWVSLVKARAPSAESTVHLAFPGNCRGRLQPALPAEYFGNCLAGIFVEAKAGDFAGEDGVAVAARIIGEVVEQFKAEPLRDADQWSEKYRAIAMQRPLTVAGSPGFKVYDVDFGWGRPVKVDMPSITWMGAISVAESRDESGGVEIGSVASKSEMDPFVAHFSRGLKLLD, from the coding sequence ATGACGTCACCACCATCGGAATTCAGAGTCCTCGAGACCTCTCGAGTCGGTCCTCCGCCGGGATCGGTGCCGGAATCTTCCCTTCCCTTCACCTTCTTCGACATAGCGTGGCTCTACGGCGGCCCGGTGCAACGTGTCTTCTTCTACCGTTTCCCCCACTCCGCCTCCCACTTCATGGAGTCCCTCTTCCCCACCCTCAAGTCCGCCCTTTCTCTCACTCTCCGCGACTTCTACCCCCTCGCCGGAAAGGTCCGCCCCGCACCTGGCAGCCAGAGTCAGTACGAGCTCCACTACGCCGAGGGAGACGGCGTCCCCTTTGTCGTCGCCGAGCACGACGGCGATTTCGACGACCTTTCGGGGTACCACCCGCGAGAATACACCAGGGTGCGGTCACTGGCTCCCCAGATTCCGGAGCCCACAGACGACGGCCAGCGTCCGGTGATGGCCCTGCAGGTAACTCTGTTCCCGAACAAAGGCTTGGCCTTGGCCGTCACCGTGCACCACTCGGCCTGCGACGGCTCGAGTTCCACGCGGTTCATGTCGTCGTGGGCTTGCAGAGCTTCCGGACTCGAAAAGGCGGCTCCGGCGCCGCCCTCCTTCGACCGGAGCTCTGTTACAGATCCGAATGACGCATACTCCAAGTTCTTCAGCGGGTTTTCGGCCGGCGAACGAATCGTCGAATCCATGATGGTCCAATTTGCTCCGCCGGATGCCGTCATCGGCACGGTGACCCTCACCGCCGACGACCTCGGGAAGCTGAAGGCGACGATTTCCTCCGAAGCGAAGAACGCTTCTTTCCGCTGCTCCAACATCGTGGCGGCGTACGCTTACGCCTGGGTTTCCCTCGTCAAGGCGCGAGCGCCGAGCGCGGAGAGCACCGTGCACCTAGCGTTCCCCGGAAACTGCAGGGGAAGGCTGCAGCCGGCGCTGCCGGCGGAGTACTTCGGCAACTGCCTCGCCGGCATTTTCGTGGAGGCGAAGGCCGGCGACTTTGCGGGAGAAGACGGAGTGGCGGTGGCAGCTAGAATCATCGGCGAAGTCGTCGAGCAGTTCAAGGCAGAGCCACTTAGGGACGCCGACCAGTGGTCGGAGAAGTACCGCGCGATCGCGATGCAGCGGCCGCTGACCGTCGCGGGGTCGCCGGGGTTCAAAGTCTACGACGTGGACTTCGGGTGGGGAAGGCCGGTGAAGGTGGACATGCCGTCGATCACGTGGATGGGCGCCATCTCTGTGGCGGAGAGCAGAGACGAGAGCGGCGGAGTTGAGATTGGATCGGTGGCGTCCAAGTCCGAGATGGATCCGTTTGTGGCTCACTTCTCTCGTGGCCTCAAACTGctggattaa